The Fragaria vesca subsp. vesca linkage group LG2, FraVesHawaii_1.0, whole genome shotgun sequence genome includes a window with the following:
- the LOC101299745 gene encoding histone-lysine N-methyltransferase SUVR3-like, translating into MQDHVLPVAFKNFSPSKRNTPPSLFFQCSDLILPWLTPQELAIASLTCTTLRNLSNSITLRRSSDASRSLEPLPIPFHSSLDQHPYAFFLYQPTSSPSSNLIRQSWGSTHQNPETETRTETSSLCFVDETGNCASSGCGCEETCEDGCPCVVGFGGFDDGVVFECRPSCGCGLSCGNRVTQRGIRVKLKIVRDSRKGWGLFADQFIPKGQFVCEYAGELLTTKESRLRQQMYDELSSGGHFSPALLVVREHLPSKMACLRLNIDATRIGNVSRFINHSCDRGNLSTALVRSSGVLLPRLCFFASDDIKKDEELTFSYGETRLNSEGLRCFCGSSCCVGILPSEQT; encoded by the exons ATGCAGGACCACGTACTGCCCGTGGCATTTAAAAATTTCTCCCCGTCCAAACGCAACACCCCTCCTTCCCTCTTCTTCCAGTGCTCAGACCTCATCCTCCCATGGCTAACCCCACAAGAGCTAGCCATAGCATCTCTCACCTGCACCACCCTCCGCAACCTCTCCAACTCTATCACTCTCCGCCGCTCCTCCGACGCTTCCAGATCCCTCGAGCCCCTTCCCATCCCCTTCCACAGCTCCCTCGACCAACACCCTTATGCCTTCTTCCTCTATCAACCCACATCTTCACCTTCTTCTAATCTTATACGACAGTCGTGGGGTTCTACTCACCAGAATCCAGAAACGGAGACAAGAACTGAAACGTCGTCGTTATGTTTTGTCGACGAAACTGGAAACTGCGCGTCTTCTGGGTGTGGATGTGAGGAGACATGTGAGGATGGTTGTCCGTGTGTTGTTGGCTTTGGTGGCTTCGACGACGGCGTAGTTTTCGAGTGCAGGCCCAGTTGTGGATGCGGGTTAAGTTGTGGGAATCGGGTGACTCAGAGAGGGATTCGGGTTAAGTTGAAGATTGTGAGGGATAGTAGAAAAGGGTGGGGTTTGTTTGCCGACCAATTCATCCCAAAGGGTCAGTTTGTGTGTGAGTATGCAG GTGAACTATTGACGACCAAGGAATCAAGACTGCGGCAACAAATGTATGATGAACTTTCATCTGGTGGTCACTTCTCCCCTGCTCTTTTGGTTGTGAGGGAGCATCTTCCATCCAAAATGGCATGTCTGAGACTCAATATTGATGCCACAAGAATTGGAAACGTCTCAAGGTTCATCAATCATTCTTGCGACAGAGGTAATCTATCCACAGCTCTTGTTAGAAGCTCAGGTGTGTTGCTTCCACGTCTTTGCTTTTTTGCTTCAGATGACATAAAAAAAGATGAAGAGCTTACGTTCAGCTATGGTGAAACTAGGCTAAACTCCGAGGGTTTGCGGTGCTTTTGTGGAAGCTCTTGCTGTGTAGGTATATTACCCTCAGAGCAGACTTAG
- the LOC101302722 gene encoding uncharacterized protein LOC101302722, with protein sequence MATLSGWVVSTLLFALFLAKFELSYGQVLKAKVTCLDCHKNYDFSGIKVLVKCDQVKKLATATTEADGSFEVKLPSDDSKSPASLHCLAKILGGTKQLYVSRKVVASKILKTHDSNSYTISTPLSFFTSCPLSIEDQAACKAKNEVGSSKTFNLPLPPEWGLAPSSFYVPFFPIIGIP encoded by the exons ATGGCTACTCTTTCCGGCTGGGTCGTCTCAACACTTCTCTTTGCATTGTTTCTTGCAAAGTTTGAGCTCTCATATGGCCAAGTTCTGAAAGCCAAAGTCACTTGCCTTGATTGCCACAAGAATTATGATTTTTCAG GAATTAAGGTTTTAGTGAAGTGTGACCAAGTGAAGAAGCTGGCTACGGCAACCACAGAAGCTGATGGATCTTTCGAGGTTAAGCTTCCATCTGACGATTCGAAATCTCCAGCATCTCTTCACTGCCTTGCCAAGATTCTTGGAGGTACAAAGCAGCTCTATGTCTCAAGGAAGGTCGTGGCATCAAAGATTCTGAAGACTCATGACTCTAATTCCTATACCATTTCAACTCCTCTTAGTTTCTTCACATCATGCCCCTTGAGTATCGAAGATCAGGCGGCTTGTAAAGCCAAGAACGAGGTCGGTTCATCCAAGACATTCAATCTGCCTCTTCCACCAGAATGGGGTTTGGCACCTTCTAGCTTCTATGTTCCTTTCTTCCCTATCATAGGCATACCCTAA